From a region of the Haloferax volcanii DS2 genome:
- a CDS encoding glucose 1-dehydrogenase — MKAIAVERGEDKPVVIEKPRPEPDAGEALVRTLRVGVDGTDHEVIAGGHGGFPEGEDHLVLGHEAVGVVVDPNDTELEEGDIVVPTVRRPPASGTNEYFEENQPDMAPDGMYAERGIVGAHGFMSEYFTSPSDYLVRIPRSQAELGFLIEPISITEKAREHAYASRSAFDWNPSSALVLGNGSLGLLTLAMLRADDKGYEDLYCLGRRDRPDPTIDIIEKLGATYVDSRETPVEEIPGAHEDMDFIYEATGFPKHAIQSVQALAPNGVAALLGVPSDWEFEVDAGAFHREMVLHNKALVGSVNSHVKHFEAATVTFTKLPRWFLRDLVTGVHPLSEFEAAFEDDDTTIKTAIEFGTV, encoded by the coding sequence ATGAAAGCAATCGCCGTCGAGCGCGGGGAAGACAAACCGGTCGTCATCGAGAAGCCGCGACCGGAACCCGACGCCGGGGAGGCGCTGGTCCGAACGCTTCGGGTCGGCGTGGACGGAACGGACCACGAGGTCATCGCCGGCGGCCACGGCGGATTCCCCGAGGGCGAAGACCACCTCGTGCTCGGCCACGAGGCGGTCGGCGTCGTCGTCGACCCGAACGACACCGAACTGGAGGAAGGCGACATCGTCGTGCCGACGGTCCGCCGCCCACCGGCGTCGGGGACGAACGAGTACTTCGAGGAGAACCAACCCGACATGGCCCCCGACGGGATGTACGCCGAGCGCGGCATCGTCGGCGCGCACGGCTTCATGTCCGAGTACTTCACGAGTCCGTCGGACTACCTCGTCCGCATCCCGCGCTCGCAGGCCGAACTCGGCTTCCTCATCGAGCCCATCTCAATCACCGAGAAGGCGCGGGAGCACGCCTACGCGAGCCGGTCGGCGTTCGACTGGAACCCCTCGTCGGCGCTCGTCCTCGGCAACGGGAGCCTCGGACTCCTGACGCTCGCCATGTTGAGAGCCGACGACAAGGGCTACGAGGACCTCTACTGCCTCGGTCGGCGCGACCGACCGGACCCGACTATCGACATCATCGAGAAGCTCGGCGCGACCTACGTCGACTCCCGCGAGACGCCGGTCGAAGAGATTCCGGGCGCACACGAGGACATGGACTTCATCTACGAGGCGACCGGCTTCCCCAAACACGCCATCCAGTCGGTGCAGGCGCTCGCGCCGAACGGCGTGGCCGCGCTCCTCGGCGTCCCGAGCGACTGGGAGTTCGAGGTCGACGCCGGCGCGTTCCACCGCGAGATGGTGCTCCACAACAAGGCGCTCGTCGGCAGCGTCAACTCCCACGTCAAGCACTTCGAGGCCGCGACCGTGACGTTCACCAAGCTTCCGCGGTGGTTCCTCCGCGACCTCGTCACCGGCGTCCACCCGCTTTCGGAGTTCGAAGCAGCATTCGAAGACGACGACACCACTATAAAAACCGCCATCGAATTCGGTACTGTATGA